In the Thermodesulfovibrio yellowstonii DSM 11347 genome, one interval contains:
- a CDS encoding response regulator, which translates to MFKFITNKIGNKLMLTFIGIILVVMIIEMTFRIYFGVQDRLRIAEMGNKEVMDTIYATMKHPLTVGDSDTIHRDLDEIGQKYKNISVYLCDFNRDISFSTDKKVINTKIDQIINNKDFIDNLNESFKGNGDEYKSLVFNIKERRNLISVLPIKNAPECFHCHGSSRKILGALIMKTDVEDVYKTVIAQRNRSLALTAFASLLAIFITNLVVSKFIRKPLSNLVDATHRFAKGEMSTIIKYPPDEIGTLTETFNYMVNEVAKSKMELEKELTRRAKLLEERDELVALLQKANKQLKELDTLKSAFIANMSHELRTPMNAIIGYTDLLLDEVDGPLNDDQKTSLKKVAANARHLLQLINDVLDISKIESGKIELHPREIDLKELIDGIMVTFEPLIAKKGLSFTLNIESGAEKLYVDEDKTKQILINLISNAVKFTHQGGITIKAKVSERGKAKDGSPQFIEISVSDTGIGIKREDLDKIFDKFAQADVSTTRQYEGTGLGLSIVRGLVALHKGMVWAESEVGKGSTFYVLLPFKKEVFEQTGPVIEEEMAEALGEYFEVPKEVFLQDPSYEGKLVRCWDYTQCGHVNCPEYGSPEKRCWLVVGTHCKGMKIGSYPEKADACKLCEVVRDLVLHKEPLSPDISKISEKEKVVLAIDDNPDAIDLIKKYLEKDYKVIGILSSEEAVKKAKEIKPVAITLDIMMPKKDGWQVLKELKEDEETKNIPVIIVSIIENKTLAFSLGAADYFVKPLDGYSLLRRIKNIGIHRPIKKVFLLERDERTNYDISKILKESGYEVYATNSSKQAMELVKSEKPDLLIVNITDPDSSAFDFIDFIKTSAELRDIPIIALTNKELSEQEKEALNGRIKDIINKALFSEEELITELKNSLKKIGG; encoded by the coding sequence ATGTTTAAATTCATAACCAATAAAATTGGAAACAAGTTGATGCTTACATTTATTGGAATTATTTTGGTTGTGATGATTATTGAAATGACATTTAGAATTTATTTTGGAGTGCAGGACAGACTTAGAATTGCAGAAATGGGCAACAAAGAGGTAATGGATACTATCTATGCAACAATGAAACATCCTTTGACAGTTGGAGATAGTGATACAATTCATAGAGATTTAGACGAAATTGGGCAGAAATATAAAAATATAAGTGTTTATCTCTGCGATTTCAATAGAGATATCTCTTTTTCTACAGATAAAAAAGTGATAAATACAAAGATAGACCAGATAATAAATAATAAAGATTTTATTGATAATCTTAATGAAAGCTTTAAGGGGAATGGAGATGAGTATAAATCATTAGTTTTTAATATTAAAGAAAGGCGAAATCTTATCTCAGTTCTTCCTATAAAAAATGCACCTGAGTGTTTTCATTGTCATGGTTCATCAAGAAAAATTCTTGGTGCTTTGATTATGAAAACAGATGTTGAGGACGTTTATAAAACAGTGATTGCTCAAAGAAATAGGTCCCTTGCTTTGACAGCTTTTGCTTCATTACTCGCAATTTTTATAACAAATCTTGTTGTAAGCAAATTCATAAGAAAACCTCTAAGTAATCTTGTTGATGCTACACATAGATTTGCAAAAGGCGAGATGAGTACAATAATAAAATATCCTCCTGATGAGATAGGCACCCTTACAGAAACATTTAACTACATGGTTAATGAAGTTGCTAAGTCAAAAATGGAACTTGAAAAAGAACTTACTCGTAGAGCAAAACTTCTTGAAGAAAGAGACGAGCTTGTGGCATTGCTTCAGAAGGCAAATAAACAGTTAAAAGAACTTGATACGCTTAAATCTGCATTTATAGCAAATATGTCTCACGAACTAAGAACACCAATGAATGCAATAATTGGTTATACTGATTTATTACTTGATGAAGTTGATGGTCCTTTAAATGATGACCAGAAGACTTCATTAAAAAAAGTGGCTGCAAATGCAAGGCATCTATTGCAATTAATAAATGATGTTCTTGATATATCTAAGATTGAATCAGGAAAGATTGAACTTCATCCAAGAGAAATAGATTTAAAAGAACTAATAGACGGAATAATGGTTACATTTGAACCATTAATTGCTAAAAAGGGTTTAAGTTTTACTCTAAATATTGAGTCAGGAGCTGAAAAGCTTTATGTTGATGAGGATAAAACAAAACAGATTTTAATAAATTTAATATCCAATGCTGTAAAATTTACACATCAGGGTGGAATAACAATAAAGGCAAAAGTTTCAGAAAGAGGTAAAGCCAAAGACGGAAGTCCTCAATTTATAGAAATTTCAGTAAGTGATACTGGAATAGGAATAAAGAGGGAAGACCTTGATAAGATTTTTGATAAATTTGCCCAAGCTGATGTATCTACCACAAGACAGTATGAAGGAACAGGTCTTGGTTTAAGCATTGTAAGAGGGCTTGTAGCTTTACACAAAGGCATGGTATGGGCTGAAAGTGAGGTAGGAAAAGGAAGCACTTTCTATGTTTTGTTACCTTTTAAAAAGGAAGTTTTTGAGCAGACAGGTCCTGTTATAGAAGAAGAGATGGCTGAAGCACTTGGAGAATATTTTGAAGTACCGAAGGAAGTTTTTTTACAAGACCCATCTTATGAAGGTAAATTGGTAAGATGCTGGGATTATACTCAGTGTGGTCATGTAAACTGCCCTGAGTATGGTTCTCCAGAGAAAAGATGCTGGCTTGTTGTAGGAACACATTGTAAAGGCATGAAAATAGGGTCTTATCCAGAAAAAGCAGATGCATGTAAACTATGCGAAGTTGTAAGAGACCTTGTTTTACATAAAGAACCTTTATCTCCAGATATATCAAAGATTTCTGAAAAGGAGAAAGTTGTTTTAGCAATTGATGATAATCCTGATGCTATTGATTTAATAAAAAAATATCTTGAAAAAGATTACAAGGTTATAGGAATACTTAGCAGTGAGGAGGCTGTTAAAAAAGCTAAGGAAATAAAACCGGTTGCAATAACACTTGATATAATGATGCCTAAGAAAGATGGTTGGCAGGTATTAAAAGAGCTTAAAGAAGATGAAGAAACCAAGAATATTCCTGTTATTATTGTTTCTATTATTGAAAATAAGACTTTAGCTTTTAGTCTTGGTGCAGCTGACTATTTTGTAAAGCCGCTTGATGGATATTCTTTATTAAGAAGAATTAAAAATATAGGCATTCATCGTCCAATAAAAAAAGTGTTTTTGCTTGAAAGAGATGAAAGAACTAATTATGATATTTCAAAAATACTTAAAGAAAGCGGTTACGAAGTTTATGCAACTAATAGTAGTAAACAGGCAATGGAATTGGTCAAGAGTGAAAAACCAGATTTGCTAATTGTTAATATTACAGACCCAGACAGCAGCGCTTTTGATTTTATAGATTTTATTAAAACATCTGCTGAATTAAG
- a CDS encoding cytochrome c family protein: protein MKSFFIILLILFYPFVVFSEYVGTETCKKCHPKQYENFIKYSRMSRSFEAVEKMKNKITPEELKSCYYCHTTGYGKAGGFVSIEKTPYLKNTGCEVCHGPGKKHVETIDKKYIKRKFTLQVCEPCHTEERIKAFRFKPLLYGGAH from the coding sequence ATGAAATCTTTTTTTATAATTCTCCTGATATTATTTTATCCTTTCGTAGTTTTTTCTGAATATGTCGGAACAGAAACCTGTAAAAAATGCCATCCTAAACAATATGAGAATTTTATTAAATATTCAAGAATGTCTCGCTCTTTTGAAGCAGTGGAAAAGATGAAAAATAAAATAACTCCCGAGGAATTAAAAAGCTGTTACTACTGCCATACAACAGGGTATGGTAAAGCAGGTGGTTTTGTTTCTATAGAAAAAACACCATATTTGAAAAATACAGGATGCGAAGTTTGCCATGGTCCCGGGAAAAAACATGTAGAAACCATAGACAAAAAATATATCAAAAGAAAATTCACACTTCAAGTGTGTGAACCATGTCATACAGAAGAAAGAATAAAAGCATTCAGATTTAAACCTCTGCTTTACGGAGGTGCTCATTAA
- a CDS encoding TIGR00282 family metallophosphoesterase, with translation MQSNDTVNFLFIGDIVGKAGRQIVKSLLPKLIDQYKVELVIANGENAAGGFGITERVAEELFSYGIDIITTGNHVWDKKEAIPYIAKESRILRPVNYPEGVPGTGSLLMKTRKNNLVGIINVSGRIFMNVLDCPFRITKKEVERIKKETNVILIDFHAEATSEKIAFAIYLDGQVSAIIGTHTHVQTADEKILPKGTAYITDVGMTGPEHSVIGFREDEVIEKFLYQLPKKFDVPARPSILSAVYIEVESSTGLAKKIERLMLSQS, from the coding sequence ATGCAAAGTAATGATACAGTTAATTTTCTCTTTATAGGAGATATTGTTGGTAAAGCAGGAAGACAGATTGTCAAATCACTTCTTCCAAAATTAATTGATCAATATAAAGTTGAGTTAGTCATAGCAAATGGAGAAAATGCAGCAGGAGGATTTGGAATAACAGAAAGAGTTGCAGAGGAACTTTTTTCTTATGGTATAGATATAATTACAACAGGTAATCATGTATGGGATAAAAAGGAAGCCATTCCTTATATTGCAAAAGAATCAAGAATACTGAGACCTGTAAATTATCCTGAGGGTGTTCCTGGAACAGGAAGTCTTTTAATGAAAACAAGAAAAAATAATCTTGTTGGTATAATCAATGTTTCTGGTAGAATTTTTATGAATGTTCTTGATTGTCCCTTTAGAATCACAAAAAAAGAGGTTGAAAGAATCAAAAAGGAGACTAATGTAATTTTAATAGATTTTCACGCAGAGGCTACATCAGAAAAAATAGCATTTGCCATTTATTTAGATGGTCAGGTAAGTGCAATAATAGGAACTCATACCCATGTTCAGACAGCAGATGAAAAAATTTTACCAAAAGGCACTGCCTATATAACTGATGTAGGGATGACTGGTCCCGAACATTCTGTTATTGGATTTAGAGAAGATGAAGTTATAGAAAAATTTCTTTATCAATTGCCCAAGAAATTTGATGTTCCTGCAAGACCTTCTATCCTATCAGCAGTTTATATTGAAGTGGAGTCTTCCACAGGACTGGCAAAAAAAATAGAAAGATTAATGCTTAGCCAAAGTTAG